From one Rosa rugosa chromosome 4, drRosRugo1.1, whole genome shotgun sequence genomic stretch:
- the LOC133707333 gene encoding TIP41-like protein codes for MRLRDTRMHCAFGDNVNPIILRESCWREATFQALAAKGYPSEAAAYNDPSIISQRLPVVMSKTQKLKFSLLYPVLHSIICSNRKTD; via the exons ATGAGATTAAGGGATACCCGTATGCACTGTGCTTTTGGAGATAATGTAAATCCCATTATTCTTCGAGAGAGCTGCTGGAGAGAAGCTACATTTCAAGCTTTGGCTGCA AAGGGATACCCTTCTGAAGCTGCTGCCTACAATGATCCAAGTATCATCAGCCAAAGGCTTCCTGTGGTcatgagcaagacccaaaagcTAAAG TTCAGTTTATTATATCCTGTTCTTCATTCCATTATATGTAGTAATAGAAAGACAGACTAG
- the LOC133741875 gene encoding vinorine synthase-like, translating into MEVTIVSRDTIKPAATSSSLHRHQKPYKLCIIDQLIPATYTPMVFFYPITDPNFNLPQTLANLKNSLSRTLTLYYPFSGRTQNNLYINDFDVGVPYLEAQVKCSMFEFLDLKEIELLNRFIPLPPFRKETEDDHDLLPLIAFQVSVFACGGISIGVSLSHKIFDGVTADTFLKSWAAICRGDHDEKTMTTLHLNLSQASLTFPARDDLPQKYIAFVESLWFQEKNYVTRRFVFDAKAIATLRDRAKSELVPNPTRVETLTCFLWKHAISASRLVSTGNSQRASIVAHAVNLRRRLNPPMADNIIGNIIWFATALNKHTDEAETTQLCDLLKLLRMSFEGFDKDYLQTFCGEEGLGAFSKYFNQLQEVMHSLESPPETYGFTSWTNILSEIDFGWGRPVWIGAGGSVGPAFRNFIVLVETQWGNGIEAWVTLDKKQMATMEKDPQFLAFASPNPRISGI; encoded by the exons ATGGAGGTGACTATTGTTTCCAGAGATACCATCAAACCAGCAGCGACTTCCTCTTCACTTCATCGCCATCAAAAACCTTACAAACTTTGCATCATCGATCAACTCATTCCAGCAACTTATACCCCAATGGTTTTCTTCTACCCCATCACTGACCCCAATTTCAATCTCCCGCAAACCCTAGCCAACTTGAAAAACTCACTCTCACGTACCCTCACTCTGTACTACCCATTTTCCGGGAGGACCCAAAACAACCTCTACATAAATGACTTTGATGTGGGTGTCCCCTACCTCGAGGCCCAAGTCAAATGTTCCATGTTCGAGTTTCTTGATCTAAAAGAAATCGAGTTGCTCAACCGGTTCATTCCGTTGCCTCCATTTCGCAAGGAAACTGAAGATGATCATGATTTGCTACCCTTGATAGCATTTCAAGTCAGTGTTTTTGCTTGCGGTGGGATATCAATTGGGGTCTCTCTGTCTCACAAGATCTTTGACGGGGTAACTGCAGATACTTTCCTCAAGTCTTGGGCTGCTATTTGTCGGGGGGATCATGATGAGAAAACCATGACAACACTACACCTTAATCTCTCCCAAGCGTCGTTAACTTTTCCGGCAAGAGATGATTTACCACAAAAATATATAGCTTTCGTGGAGAGCCTGTGGTTCCAGGAGAAAAACTATGTTACAAGGAGGTTTGTGTTTGATGCTAAAGCCATAGCCACACTACGTGACCGAGCAAAGAGTGAGCTTGTGCCCAATCCAACACGTGTTGAGACACTGACTTGTTTTCTATGGAAACATGCAATATCTGCTTCTAGACTCGTTTCGACAG GTAATTCACAACGAGCATCCATAGTAGCACATGCAGTGAACTTGAGGAGGCGACTGAATCCCCCAATGGCAGATAATATCATTGGAAATATAATTTGGTTTGCCACAGCACTCAACAAACATACCGATGAGGCAGAGACTACTCAGTTGTGTGATTTGTTGAAGTTATTACGTATGTCTTTCGAAGGATTTGACAAAGATTATTTGCAGACATTTTGTGGAGAAGAGGGACTTGGAGCCTTTTCTAAATACTTCAATCAGTTACAGGAAGTCATGCATTCCTTAGAGTCACCACCAGAAACTTATGGTTTCACTAGCTGGACTAACATTCTTAGTGAAATTGACTTTGGATGGGGAAGGCCAGTTTGGATTGGGGCCGGAGGAAGTGTCGGACCTGCCTTTAGGAACTTCATAGTGCTTGTTGAAACACAGTGGGGTAATGGCATTGAAGCATGGGTAACTTTGGATAAAAAGCAAATGGCTACAATGGAGAAAGATCCTCAGTTTTTAGcatttgcttctccaaaccCGCGTATTTCAGGCATATGA
- the LOC133744394 gene encoding uncharacterized protein LOC133744394, protein MWQGNILVWNCRGIVNQETQRALIDMVQAKRPQLIFLSETLASQKLIDTITGRVGFVGNFCFPKQKDSRGLALLWGPEVHVDFRSSSPHHIDVEVCESGALASWRFTGIYGVASRTERNQTWSMIETLAQQNCSLPWLMAGDFNEIMSHVDKSGGVPRAATAMNKFGQTMVLAGLLDMGFVGCKYTWSDKFTKERLDRGFQTVQWRDLYPFSRVITLPPSDSDHNTLLVEVRLEKTVLRRHTRKFRFEEGWYGNEQCSEIIHRNWVIPLTGNVLQQLGTKIKNAGCQLMQWHRVEFQKHKTELHEIQGKLFDIMKQPYSPMQYEVQQNLHVRQSQLLSLQEKYWKQRSRALWLKEGDRNSAFFHRKASNRKCRNTIKGLQDENGEWHNDPRTIKHMLLEYYQKVFANEGVDDDAISTVFRATPMKVTAFMNADLTLPYSDEEIKVALFQMHPSKSPSPDGMSPFFFQKYWHIVGLDVCLAIRNFLEKGESWDESNFTHICLIPKIKNPTDASHFRPIALCNVIYRICSKVVANRLKRWLPEIISPLQSAYVPGRLISDNTLVATEVAHFMHKLRTQAEGFFSLKLDISKAYDRLEWSLFLQAILTKLGFASNWINMIMRCVTSVSYAILVNGEATTTVKPTRGIRQGDPLSPYLFILCAEGLSALISQVVHSGSIHGLQMCPQAPTLHHLFFADDSLLFGSATPEECSAFREILNTYERASGQKVNFQKSSVVFSNNVTVATQTALASILEVNCVKEHDRYLGLPLRVGRSKTERFQYIKEKLSKKLVSWKSKILSCAGKEILIKAIAQTMPLYAMNCYLLPKGLCDDIHQLCASFFWGDTDEKKHIHWRSWENLCLTKHEGGMGFKNLYAYNLAMLAKQGWRMITNSQSLIAQIFKARYFPNCSFWDAELEAPSFSWRSILEGRPVLKAGTKWRIGDGSQVHIWNDAWIPNCPSYLIHRPENTTFERVSDLIDHQNQTWNFASVSTLFNPNVVHHILSIPLPRNSMHDQLIWSYEKRGFFTVKSAYWAAREQVLGSALATTSSGNPFKELWRRLWRTKVPGKVHICVGRACNNLLPTRERLLSKGYKGDVHCLLCNHVCESTAHLFCKCPIALDILSAAPFSLQHTLLPNLNFKEWMLEQSLHLKAEVFEKLVMIIWGLWRNRNAKLWENKMQTVTDIKLGCFTWLEDFQKASKPALQTAMQTTKIWKPASALKLNVDGAYLEHRIKGGVGGILRDSMGHFTSAYLKPVNYVSSAFHVELLAIREGIDLVQKFKLQQVVIETDCLLAVNAIHSSAPNLSSLGSLINDIQAAMRCNPGVQITFASRSCNRIAHRLANIAYESAQGVVWSDSIPDCIIDLVQQECTPF, encoded by the coding sequence ATGTGGCAGGGCAACATCCTCGTTTGGAATTGTAGAGGGATTGTTAATCAAGAAACACAAAGGGCACTGATTGATATGGTTCAAGCGAAACGTCCTCAATTGATCTTTCTATCAGAAACCCTAGCCTCTCAGAAACTGATTGACACCATCACTGGTCGTGTAGGCTTTGTTGGAAACTTCTGCTTTCCAAAGCAAAAGGACTCTCGGGGCCTAGCTCTTCTCTGGGGTCCTGAAGTGCATGTGGATTTTCGTTCTTCTTCTCCACATCATATTGATGTAGAAGTGTGTGAAAGTGGAGCTCTTGCCTCTTGGCGCTTCACAGGGATTTATGGTGTTGCGTCAAGGACTGAACGCAATCAAACTTGGTCCATGATTGAAACCCTAGCACAACAAAACTGCTCTTTGCCTTGGCTTATGGCGGGGGACTTCAATGAAATAATGTCTCATGTTGATAAATCTGGTGGAGTTCCTCGCGCTGCAACTGCAATGAATAAGTTTGGCCAAACTATGGTCTTGGCTGGATTACTTGACATGGGTTTTGTGGGATGCAAGTATACGTGGTCAGACAAATTCACGAAGGAGCGCTTAGATCGTGGTTTCCAAACTGTTCAATGGAGAGATTTATATCCTTTTAGCAGAGTGATAACTCTCCCTCCCTCAGACTCTGATCACAATACCCTTCTTGTTGAAGTCAGACTGGAGAAAACTGTTCTCAGGAGACATACACGGAAATTCAGGTTTGAAGAAGGATGGTATGGGAATGAACAATGTTCTGAAATTATTCATCGAAACTGGGTAATACCCCTTACGGGCAATGTTCTACAACAACTTGGCACTAAGATTAAAAATGCTGGTTGTCAACTTATGCAATGGCACAGAGTTGAGTTTCAAAAACACAAAACTGAGCTGCATGAAATCCAGGGAAAGCTTTTTGACATTATGAAGCAACCCTACTCTCCAATGCAATATGAAGTGCAACAAAATCTCCATGTGAGGCAAAGCCAACTACTTTCGCTCCAAGAAAAGTATTGGAAACAAAGATCACGGGCCCTTTGGTTGAAAGAGGGTGATCGTAATTCTGCATTCTTCCATAGGAAAGCTTCCAACAGGAAATGTCGTAACACTATTAAAGGCCTTCAAGATGAGAATGGGGAGTGGCACAATGATCCAAGAACTATCAAGCACATGCTCTTGGAATATTATCAGAAAGTTTTTGCAAATGAAGGGGTGGATGATGATGCCATTTCAACTGTGTTTCGTGCCACACCAATGAAGGTTACAGCCTTCATGAATGCCGACCTAACTCTACCATACTCTGATGAAGAAATAAAAGTCGCTCTATTTCAGATGCATCCCTCAAAAAGTCCAAGCCCTGATGGTATGTCCCCATTCTTTTTTCAAAAGTATTGGCATATTGTGGGACTAGATGTGTGCTTAGCCATTCGGAATTTTCTGGAAAAGGGTGAAAGTTGGGATGAGTCCAATTTCACCCATATCTGTCTCATTCCAAAAATTAAAAACCCTACTGATGCTTCACATTTTCGTCCTATAGCACTTTGTAATGTGATTTATAGAATTTGCTCAAAGGTGGTGGCCAATAGACTTAAACGGTGGTTGCCTGAAATTATCTCACCTCTTCAAAGTGCCTATGTACCAGGCAGACTGATTTCAGATAACACTCTTGTGGCTACAGAAGTTGCTCATTTTATGCACAAATTGAGAACACAGGCAGAAGGTTTCTTCTCATTGAAATTGGACATCAGCAAGGCCTATGACCGCCTTGAATGGTCCTTATTTTTGCAGGCTATACTTACAAAGTTGGGTTTTGCTTCCAACTGGATCAATATGATTATGAGATGTGTTACCTCCGTGAGTTATGCTATCTTAGTGAATGGTGAAGCTACTACTACTGTGAAGCCAACCAGGGGTATAAGGCAGGGAGATCCTCTCTCACCATACTTGTTTATTCTATGTGCTGAAGGATTATCTGCTTTGATTTCTCAAGTTGTTCATTCTGGATCTATCCACGGGTTGCAGATGTGTCCACAAGCTCCTACCTTGCATCATCTCTTTTTTGCAGACGACAGTTTATTATTTGGTTCAGCTACTCCTGAAGAATGTTCTGCTTTTCGAGAGATTCTAAACACTTATGAACGAGCTTCCGGTCAGAAGGTAAACTTTCAAAAAAGCTCTGTTGTCTTTAGTAATAATGTGACCGTTGCTACACAAACTGCCCTTGCTTCTATTCTTGAGGTGAATTGTGTGAAGGAACATGATAGATATTTAGGCTTGCCTCTGAGGGTAGGTAGGTCTAAAACGGAACGTTTTCAATACATCAAAGAGAAACTGTCCAAGAAGCTAGTTAGTTGGAAGTCCAAGATCCTTAGTTGTGCAGGAAAAGAAATATTAATAAAGGCTATTGCTCAAACCATGCCTTTATATGCAATGAATTGCTATCTTCTTCCTAAGGGCCTTTGTGATGACATTCATCAGCTATGTGCCTCGTTCTTCTGGGGTGACACCGATGAAAAGAAACATATTCATTGGAGGAGTTGGGAAAATTTGTGTTTAACAAAGCATGAGGGTGGCATGGGTTTCAAGAATCTCTATGCATACAATTTGGCAATGTTGGCCAAACAAGGATGGAGGATGATCACTAATTCGCAGTCCTTGATTGCTCAGATCTTCAAGGCAAGGTACTTTCCCAATTGTTCCTTTTGGGACGCTGAACTAGAGGCTCCATCTTTTTCTTGGAGGAGTATACTTGAAGGCAGACCGGTGTTGAAAGCAGGAACTAAATGGAGAATTGGTGATGGCTCACAAGTTCACATTTGGAATGATGCATGGATTCCAAATTGTCCTTCGTACCTTATTCACAGGCCTGAGAATACTACTTTTGAAAGAGTAAGTGATCTTATTGATCACCAAAATCAAACATGGAATTTTGCGTCTGTGAGTACTCTTTTCAACCCAAATGTTGTTCATCACATTCTAAGCATTCCTCTACCCCGTAACTCTATGCACGATCAGCTCATTTGGAGCTATGAAAAGCGAGGCTTCTTCACTGTCAAAAGTGCATACTGGGCTGCAAGGGAACAAGTTCTTGGATCTGCCTTGGCCACTACATCTTCTGGTAACCCGTTTAAAGAACTTTGGAGAAGGCTTTGGAGGACTAAAGTTCCAGGTAAAGTACATATATGTGTGGGGAGAGCGTGTAACAACTTACTTCCCACGAGAGAGCGGCTCCTCTCTAAAGGTTACAAGGGTGATGTTCATTGTCTCCTCTGTAATCATGTTTGTGAAAGCACTGCTCACCTATTTTGTAAGTGCCCCATTGCTCTTGATATACTCTCTGCAGCACCGTTTTCATTACAACATACACTTCTACCTAATTTAAATTTTAAGGAATGGATGTTGGAGCAATCTCTTCATTTGAAGGCTGAAGTGTTTGAAAAACTTGTTATGATTATATGGGGATTGTGGCGAAATCGAAATGCGAAGTTGTGGGAGAACAAAATGCAAACTGTAACTGATATCAAGTTGGGTTGCTTCACTTGGCTTGAGGACTTTCAGAAGGCTAGTAAACCTGCCTTACAGACCGCAATGCAAACAACAAAAATCTGGAAACCTGCTTCTGCTCTGAAGTTAAATGTCGATGGAGCATACTTGGAACACAGAATAAAAGGAGGGGTTGGAGGTATTCTCCGAGACTCAATGGGCCATTTCACATCTGCCTACTTGAAACCAGTTAACTATGTTAGCTCTGCTTTCCATGTTGAGCTTCTTGCCATCAGGGAAGGTATTGATTTGGTTCAAAAGTTTAAGCTTCAACAAGTTGTGATTGAAACTGACTGCTTACTGGCAGTCAATGCGATTCATAGTTCAGCTCCAAATTTGTCTTCTCTTGGCAGTCTCATTAATGATATTCAAGCTGCAATGAGGTGCAATCCGGGTGTCCAGATCACTTTTGCTTCTCGTTCTTGTAATAGAATAGCTCATAGACTAGCCAACATTGCTTATGAATCTGCTCAAGGAGTTGTGTGGTCTGATAGTATTCCAGACTGTATTATTGACCTTGTGCAACAAGAATGTACTCCATTCTAA